A single uncultured Fusobacterium sp. DNA region contains:
- the eno gene encoding phosphopyruvate hydratase: MTRIVDVVAREILDSRGNPTVEVDVVLECGAKGRAAVPSGASTGAYEAVELRDGDKSRYLGKGVLTAVKNVNTEIKEAILGMDAIDQVAIDRTMIELDGTPNKGRLGANAILGVSLAVAKAAAEALGMPLYKYLGGVNAKELPLPMMNILNGGSHADSAVDVQEFMIQPVGAKTFAEAMRMGCEVFHHLGKLLKKMGDSTNVGNEGGYAPAKINGTEGALDLIVEAIKAAGYEPGKDITFAIDAASSEFCKEVAPGKFEYHFTREGGVVRTSEEMVEWYAKLVEKYPIKSIEDGLGEDDWAGWQLLTSRIGDKVQIVGDDLFVTNTERLKKGIELKAGNSILIKLNQIGSLTETLDAIEMAKRAGMTAVVSHRSGETEDATIADIAVATNAGQIKTGSTSRTDRMAKYNQLLRIEEELGSMAQYNGLEVFYNIKK; the protein is encoded by the coding sequence ATGACAAGAATAGTTGATGTAGTAGCTAGAGAAATCCTTGACTCAAGAGGAAATCCTACAGTAGAAGTAGATGTAGTACTAGAGTGTGGAGCAAAAGGAAGAGCAGCAGTTCCATCTGGAGCTTCAACAGGAGCTTATGAAGCTGTTGAATTAAGAGATGGAGATAAATCAAGATATTTAGGAAAAGGTGTTTTAACAGCTGTTAAAAACGTAAATACTGAAATCAAAGAAGCTATCTTAGGAATGGACGCTATTGACCAAGTTGCAATAGATAGAACAATGATCGAATTAGATGGAACTCCAAACAAAGGAAGATTAGGAGCTAACGCTATACTAGGAGTATCATTAGCAGTTGCTAAAGCAGCAGCAGAAGCTTTAGGAATGCCTCTATACAAATACTTAGGAGGAGTAAATGCTAAAGAATTACCTCTACCTATGATGAACATCTTAAATGGAGGATCTCATGCTGACTCTGCAGTAGACGTACAAGAGTTTATGATTCAACCAGTTGGAGCAAAAACTTTTGCTGAAGCTATGAGAATGGGATGTGAAGTATTCCACCACTTAGGAAAATTATTAAAGAAAATGGGAGATTCTACTAACGTAGGAAACGAAGGAGGATATGCTCCAGCTAAAATAAACGGAACAGAAGGAGCTTTAGACTTAATCGTTGAAGCTATAAAAGCTGCTGGATATGAGCCAGGAAAAGATATCACTTTCGCAATTGACGCAGCATCAAGTGAATTCTGTAAAGAAGTAGCACCAGGAAAATTCGAATACCACTTCACAAGAGAAGGAGGAGTTGTAAGAACTTCTGAAGAAATGGTAGAATGGTATGCTAAACTTGTTGAAAAATATCCAATCAAATCTATCGAAGATGGTTTAGGAGAAGATGACTGGGCAGGATGGCAATTACTAACTTCTAGAATTGGAGATAAAGTTCAAATAGTTGGAGACGACTTATTCGTAACTAACACTGAAAGACTTAAAAAAGGAATTGAGTTAAAAGCTGGAAACTCAATCTTAATAAAACTTAACCAAATCGGATCATTAACTGAAACTCTAGATGCTATCGAAATGGCAAAAAGAGCAGGAATGACTGCAGTTGTATCTCATAGATCAGGAGAAACTGAAGATGCTACAATAGCTGATATCGCTGTTGCAACAAACGCAGGACAAATCAAAACTGGATCTACTTCAAGAACTGATAGAATGGCTAAATACAACCAATTATTAAGAATTGAAGAAGAATTAGGATCTATGGCTCAATACAATGGATTAGAAGTTTTCTACAACATCAAAAAATAA
- the pykF gene encoding pyruvate kinase PykF: protein MKKTKIVCTIGPKTESVESLKTLLKTGMNMMRLNFSHGDYVEHGNRIINFRQAQKETGIRAALLLDTKGPEIRTIKLEGGKDVTIVAGQEFTITTDKTVVGNNTKVAVTYEGFARDLKVGNTILIDDGLLAFTVTEINGNEVKCIAQNGGELGENKGVNLPNVAVNLPALAEKDINDLKFGCEQGIDYVAASFIRKADDVRAVRKVLDENGGQRIGIISKIENQEGLDNFEEILALSDGIMVARGDLGVEIPVEDVPVAQKMMIKRCNEVGKVVITATQMLDSMIKNPRPTRAEVNDVANAILDGTDCVMLSGESAKGKYPVEAVNVMAKVAAKMDPLVNVKRVMDKDDITITSAVARGTADVSEELGAKVIVVATQSGRAARDMRRYFPAATILAITNDEKTANQLVISRGVVPYYDNNVETLDSFFELAEKVSVELGLAQSGDVVVATCGEKVFEVGTTNSVKVIKVK, encoded by the coding sequence TTGAAAAAGACTAAAATTGTTTGTACAATTGGGCCTAAAACAGAATCAGTGGAAAGTTTAAAAACTCTTTTAAAGACTGGAATGAACATGATGAGATTAAACTTCTCTCATGGAGATTATGTAGAGCACGGAAATAGAATAATTAACTTTAGACAAGCTCAAAAAGAAACAGGAATAAGAGCAGCTTTATTACTAGATACAAAAGGACCTGAAATAAGAACTATAAAACTTGAAGGTGGAAAAGATGTTACAATAGTAGCAGGACAAGAGTTTACAATAACTACAGATAAAACTGTTGTTGGAAATAACACAAAAGTTGCAGTTACTTATGAAGGATTTGCAAGAGATTTAAAAGTAGGAAATACTATATTAATAGATGATGGATTATTAGCATTTACAGTTACTGAAATCAATGGAAATGAAGTAAAATGTATTGCACAAAATGGTGGAGAATTAGGAGAAAACAAAGGAGTTAACCTACCAAATGTAGCAGTTAACTTACCAGCATTAGCTGAAAAAGATATCAACGACCTTAAATTTGGTTGTGAACAAGGAATAGATTATGTTGCAGCATCTTTCATTAGAAAAGCTGATGACGTAAGAGCAGTAAGAAAAGTTCTAGATGAAAATGGTGGACAAAGAATTGGAATTATTTCTAAAATAGAAAACCAAGAAGGATTAGATAACTTCGAAGAAATCCTAGCTTTATCAGATGGTATCATGGTAGCTAGAGGAGATTTAGGAGTAGAAATTCCAGTAGAAGATGTACCAGTAGCACAAAAAATGATGATAAAAAGATGTAACGAAGTTGGAAAAGTAGTTATTACAGCTACTCAAATGCTAGATTCTATGATTAAAAATCCTAGACCTACAAGAGCAGAAGTAAACGACGTTGCAAATGCAATATTAGATGGAACAGATTGTGTAATGCTTTCTGGAGAATCTGCAAAAGGTAAATATCCAGTAGAAGCTGTTAATGTAATGGCAAAAGTTGCAGCTAAAATGGATCCATTAGTAAATGTAAAGAGAGTTATGGATAAAGATGACATAACAATAACTTCAGCAGTAGCTAGAGGAACAGCTGATGTAAGTGAAGAATTAGGAGCAAAAGTTATAGTAGTAGCTACTCAATCAGGAAGAGCAGCAAGAGATATGAGAAGATACTTCCCAGCAGCTACAATACTTGCTATTACTAACGATGAGAAAACAGCTAATCAATTAGTAATTTCTAGAGGTGTTGTTCCTTACTATGATAATAATGTAGAAACATTAGATTCATTCTTCGAATTAGCTGAAAAAGTATCAGTTGAATTAGGATTAGCTCAATCTGGAGATGTAGTTGTAGCAACTTGTGGAGAAAAAGTATTTGAAGTAGGAACTACAAACTCTGTAAAAGTAATAAAAGTAAAATAG
- a CDS encoding MerR family transcriptional regulator: MKEFYSVSEIANFFNISRQTLIYYDKINIFKPKYVDEKNNYRYYSRDQFSELSFLLLLKNTGFSLKDIEIYFKSSDLNESKEFLKRKLLEIDNKIKELKLSKEGIEKKLEHIEKVLKIKNPVPTIKIIPKMKVIKVDLKPPYDDLEFEKATLKLKKILKRELTDEDKIFSAIKKENIIREYKGGANYLGKVLNSDEDILGTDIEEKKYVSVIHAGLYNNIYLTYIKAIEYIESKKLKIVGDSIEFFSQFTLFWKEGAGGYMEILIPVEEY; the protein is encoded by the coding sequence ATGAAAGAGTTTTATAGTGTAAGCGAGATAGCGAATTTTTTTAATATTTCTCGTCAAACTTTAATATATTATGATAAGATAAATATATTTAAACCTAAATATGTTGATGAAAAGAATAATTATAGATACTATTCAAGAGATCAATTTTCAGAGTTAAGTTTTTTATTATTATTAAAAAATACAGGCTTTTCTTTAAAAGATATAGAGATATATTTTAAAAGTTCCGATTTAAATGAAAGTAAGGAGTTTTTAAAGAGAAAACTATTAGAAATAGATAATAAGATAAAAGAATTAAAATTATCTAAAGAGGGAATTGAAAAAAAGTTAGAACATATAGAAAAAGTTTTAAAAATAAAAAATCCAGTTCCAACTATAAAGATAATTCCTAAAATGAAAGTTATAAAAGTGGATTTAAAACCACCATATGATGATTTAGAGTTTGAAAAAGCAACTTTAAAGTTAAAGAAAATTTTAAAACGTGAATTAACAGATGAAGATAAAATTTTTTCTGCAATAAAAAAAGAGAATATTATTAGAGAATATAAAGGTGGAGCAAATTATTTAGGAAAAGTTTTAAATTCAGATGAGGATATTTTAGGAACTGATATAGAAGAGAAAAAATATGTTTCTGTGATCCATGCTGGACTATATAATAATATTTATCTAACTTATATAAAGGCTATAGAATATATAGAGAGCAAAAAATTGAAAATAGTAGGAGATTCAATAGAGTTTTTTTCACAATTTACACTTTTTTGGAAAGAAGGTGCTGGAGGATATATGGAAATATTGATACCAGTTGAAGAATATTAA
- a CDS encoding MATE family efflux transporter: protein MNKTSLGNLSTKKAFFKLALPSVIGMLIVSMQMMIDGFFIANSVGASGLAAINLSMPLVNLFMSISMMICAGGAVYTSIELGKNNQKKANEIFSFTLIIYLIIIGSLGIFMAFFIDKIVLLLGADNSLIPHVKYYLLILLIFNIPFNSPIFTETFVRVGGIPNFVFISSLICITGNIIGDYLLVYKMGLGTLGAAIATVSADGLAAFVLFFRFFKNRCSLSLVKPKGSIELLGKILYNGSSEMLTVVSSAIATYIFNLILMRNIGSLGVSALTIVFYVNSILNICLYGLAQALQPLVSFNLGAKRFNRIMEALKISLISGASLGILFFMTMLFKKELIINMFSKGDETLETLTNEVLRIVIFQYLFSFVNVMASAFLTALEKPFESVVVSLFRSLVFTVSFLFILPIFLGNTGLWLSLPAGEFSCIFISIPLMYYSFKKLTR, encoded by the coding sequence ATGAATAAGACTTCTTTAGGCAATCTTAGTACTAAAAAAGCTTTTTTCAAATTAGCATTACCTAGCGTTATTGGAATGCTTATAGTTTCAATGCAAATGATGATTGATGGCTTTTTTATAGCCAATTCTGTAGGAGCTTCTGGTTTGGCAGCTATAAATCTTTCTATGCCTTTAGTTAATCTTTTTATGAGTATTAGTATGATGATATGTGCAGGAGGAGCTGTATATACATCTATAGAGTTAGGAAAAAATAATCAGAAGAAAGCTAATGAAATTTTTTCCTTCACTTTGATTATATACTTAATTATCATAGGAAGTTTAGGTATCTTTATGGCTTTCTTCATCGATAAAATAGTTCTTCTTTTAGGAGCAGATAATAGCTTAATACCTCATGTTAAATACTATCTTTTAATTCTTTTAATTTTTAATATTCCATTTAACTCTCCTATTTTTACAGAAACATTTGTAAGAGTTGGTGGAATACCAAATTTTGTTTTTATAAGCTCTCTTATATGTATCACAGGGAATATTATTGGAGATTATCTCTTGGTGTATAAAATGGGATTAGGAACTTTAGGAGCTGCTATTGCAACAGTTTCAGCTGACGGTTTAGCAGCTTTTGTCTTATTTTTTAGATTCTTTAAAAATAGATGTTCTTTATCTTTAGTCAAACCTAAAGGAAGTATTGAACTTTTAGGGAAAATTCTCTATAATGGTAGCTCAGAAATGTTAACAGTTGTTTCTAGTGCCATAGCAACTTATATTTTTAACTTAATTCTTATGAGAAATATAGGTTCTTTAGGAGTATCAGCATTGACTATTGTATTTTATGTTAACAGTATTTTAAATATCTGTTTATATGGATTAGCACAAGCTCTTCAACCACTTGTTTCTTTCAACTTAGGAGCAAAAAGATTTAATAGAATAATGGAAGCTTTAAAAATCTCTTTAATATCTGGAGCTAGTTTAGGAATTTTATTTTTTATGACTATGCTATTTAAAAAAGAACTAATAATAAATATGTTCTCAAAAGGGGATGAAACTTTAGAAACACTTACTAATGAAGTTTTAAGAATTGTCATCTTCCAATACCTTTTTTCTTTTGTAAATGTTATGGCCAGTGCTTTCTTAACAGCTTTAGAAAAACCTTTTGAATCAGTAGTAGTTTCTCTTTTTAGATCATTAGTCTTTACTGTAAGTTTCCTTTTTATTTTACCAATATTCTTAGGAAATACAGGACTTTGGTTATCTCTCCCTGCTGGAGAATTTTCTTGCATTTTTATAAGTATTCCTTTAATGTATTATTCCTTTAAAAAATTAACTAGATAA
- a CDS encoding YhcH/YjgK/YiaL family protein: protein MIYGEIKDLGSYKGISKNLDRAIDYILSGEYKNGVVGKNVIDGDNVYFNQPDSPMTKEVKDGFIENHKKYIDIHVVIEGEEKIGYISNTDVKLTKEYDEAGDYELYEGELENLFYLNPKKFIVLYPGEPHMALIKGGEKPAKVRKVIFKVLVD from the coding sequence ATGATATATGGAGAAATAAAAGATTTAGGGTCATACAAAGGAATATCAAAAAATTTAGATAGAGCAATAGATTATATATTATCAGGAGAATATAAAAATGGAGTAGTTGGAAAAAATGTTATAGATGGTGATAACGTTTATTTTAATCAACCAGATTCTCCAATGACTAAAGAAGTAAAAGATGGTTTTATAGAAAATCATAAAAAATATATAGATATTCATGTTGTTATTGAAGGAGAAGAGAAAATAGGATATATCTCTAATACTGATGTAAAATTAACAAAAGAGTATGATGAAGCTGGAGATTATGAATTATATGAGGGAGAATTAGAAAATTTATTTTATTTAAATCCTAAAAAATTTATAGTTCTTTACCCTGGAGAACCTCATATGGCATTAATAAAAGGTGGAGAAAAACCAGCAAAAGTTAGAAAAGTAATATTTAAAGTTTTAGTTGATTAA
- a CDS encoding N-acetylmannosamine-6-phosphate 2-epimerase: MNRLNEVKGKLIVSCQALPDEPLHSSFIMGRMAYAAFVGGASGIRANTVVDIQEIKKNVTLPIIGIIKEQYGDNQVYITPTMKEIDALVAEGVDVIAIDGTKRERPDGRTLEDLMKEAKTKYPNQLFMADISCVEEAVNAEKFGFDIVGTTLVGYTEYTKGNDPLTELEKVIKAVSIPVIGEGNLDTPAKAKKALDLGAFAVVVGGAITRPQQITKKFVTEMAK, from the coding sequence ATGAATAGACTAAATGAAGTAAAAGGTAAATTAATAGTTTCGTGTCAAGCACTTCCAGATGAACCACTACATAGTTCATTTATTATGGGAAGAATGGCTTATGCAGCTTTTGTAGGTGGAGCTTCAGGAATTAGAGCAAATACAGTTGTAGATATTCAAGAGATTAAAAAGAATGTAACTCTTCCAATTATTGGAATTATAAAAGAGCAATATGGAGATAACCAAGTATATATAACTCCAACAATGAAAGAGATAGATGCCTTAGTAGCAGAGGGAGTAGATGTAATAGCTATTGATGGTACTAAAAGAGAAAGACCTGATGGAAGAACTTTAGAAGATTTAATGAAAGAAGCTAAAACAAAATATCCTAATCAATTATTTATGGCAGATATTTCTTGTGTAGAAGAGGCAGTTAATGCAGAAAAATTTGGTTTTGATATAGTTGGAACTACTCTTGTAGGATATACAGAATATACTAAAGGAAACGATCCTTTAACAGAATTAGAAAAAGTAATAAAAGCAGTATCTATTCCAGTAATTGGAGAGGGAAATTTAGATACTCCTGCCAAAGCTAAAAAAGCTTTAGATTTAGGAGCATTTGCAGTTGTAGTTGGAGGAGCTATTACAAGACCACAACAAATAACTAAAAAATTTGTAACTGAAATGGCAAAATAA